A window of the Synechococcus sp. JA-3-3Ab genome harbors these coding sequences:
- a CDS encoding CPBP family intramembrane glutamic endopeptidase produces the protein MSRSPALPPAEPGSAGFSALKARYLLLAFLSINGGVGLGVVALARLLPLPSDDPVLAYVVYCVTFVLTCIWSWQRGRRAHLQMRRLWGNWRAVIPWGSLLRVVPALVVLSMGTTLLMLYWVSLSFPELAESMLDSLGEEEGETAWPQVYQGLRWLSIAVVAPITEEWLFRGILLHRWSLKWGLDRGLLASSVVFGLLHPNPLGLTVFGLVMGLLYLKARSLSLPILAHALNNILALALGSLGGGVVEQVDPIGSFHLYYSLCCLVLAGFIVIPFLRCHWPERGAHLPYFVNCPHSC, from the coding sequence ATGTCCAGATCCCCCGCCTTGCCGCCTGCCGAGCCGGGTTCAGCCGGATTTTCAGCGCTGAAGGCCCGCTATCTGCTGCTGGCTTTCCTGTCGATCAACGGGGGGGTGGGTCTGGGGGTTGTCGCTTTGGCCAGGCTGTTGCCTCTGCCCTCGGACGATCCGGTGCTGGCCTACGTTGTCTATTGCGTCACGTTTGTGCTCACTTGTATCTGGAGCTGGCAGCGCGGGCGACGAGCCCATTTGCAGATGAGGCGGCTGTGGGGCAACTGGCGAGCTGTGATTCCCTGGGGATCCCTGCTGCGGGTAGTGCCGGCTTTGGTTGTGCTCTCCATGGGCACCACTTTGCTGATGCTCTACTGGGTGTCGCTGTCTTTCCCGGAGCTGGCGGAGTCGATGCTGGACTCCCTGGGGGAAGAGGAGGGGGAGACAGCCTGGCCGCAGGTGTACCAGGGGTTGCGCTGGCTCTCGATTGCAGTGGTGGCCCCCATAACGGAGGAATGGCTGTTTCGCGGCATTTTGCTCCACCGCTGGAGCCTCAAGTGGGGGCTTGACAGAGGCCTGCTGGCTTCTTCCGTGGTCTTTGGCCTACTGCACCCTAACCCACTTGGGCTGACGGTGTTTGGCCTGGTGATGGGGCTGCTCTACCTGAAAGCACGCTCCTTGAGCTTACCCATCCTGGCCCATGCTTTGAACAATATCCTGGCTCTAGCGCTGGGATCCCTGGGAGGAGGGGTAGTGGAACAGGTGGATCCCATCGGGAGCTTTCACCTCTACTACAGCCTGTGCTGTCTAGTTTTGGCTGGGTTCATCGTAATCCCTTTCCTCCGCTGCCATTGGCCGGAACGGGGGGCTCACTTGCCCTATTTTGTAAATTGCCCGCACTCATGCTGA
- a CDS encoding class I SAM-dependent methyltransferase: MELPQSGERWDPYLAAVAARFNRELEVQLGRASWQLPPDLEQLPFWQAQKRDHLQERLGIPFWQLRAPKKREACLDLGCGVSFLTYPWNDWQAYFYGHELSGGIVRFVRSRAPQLNSKLFKSMQQGSAHHLENYGPEQFDLAIATGFLYYYPIDYFDAVWAELRRVLRPAAPVIIEVVNPESVWAEQWGLIELFKGSEPILTPLQEWERRIADLGGKIQKQASGELFTTYWIQRKQ, from the coding sequence ATGGAGCTACCGCAAAGCGGGGAACGCTGGGATCCCTATCTTGCCGCCGTAGCCGCCCGCTTCAACCGGGAGCTGGAGGTGCAGTTGGGTCGGGCCAGTTGGCAGCTTCCCCCCGACCTGGAACAGTTGCCCTTTTGGCAAGCCCAAAAGCGGGATCACCTCCAGGAACGCCTGGGGATCCCCTTTTGGCAATTGCGCGCCCCCAAAAAGCGGGAAGCCTGCTTGGATCTGGGCTGTGGAGTGAGTTTCCTGACCTATCCCTGGAACGATTGGCAGGCCTACTTTTACGGCCATGAGCTGAGCGGGGGGATCGTGCGCTTTGTGCGCTCGCGGGCACCGCAGCTTAACTCCAAGCTGTTCAAGTCGATGCAGCAGGGATCCGCCCATCACCTGGAAAACTACGGGCCAGAGCAGTTCGATCTGGCCATTGCTACAGGATTTTTGTACTACTACCCGATAGACTACTTTGACGCGGTTTGGGCAGAACTGAGGCGGGTGTTGCGTCCGGCTGCGCCAGTGATTATCGAAGTGGTCAATCCTGAGTCGGTGTGGGCCGAACAGTGGGGGTTGATTGAGCTCTTCAAAGGCAGCGAGCCGATTCTCACGCCCCTACAGGAGTGGGAGCGGCGCATCGCCGACTTGGGGGGCAAAATCCAGAAACAGGCCAGTGGCGAGCTATTTACCACCTATTGGATTCAGCGCAAGCAGTGA
- a CDS encoding sugar phosphate nucleotidyltransferase, with the protein MQAVILAGGQGTRLRPLTLWQPKPLLPLLEVPFLHWLIGRCRRAGLTDILLSVGYLGRQIEAALGDGTAWGVKLRYVVEETPLDTAGALVLAQPYFSGDPLVVFNADILTDLDLLDLIHCHLQSGAVATLTLAQVEDVTAYGLVEVGEGGRIQSFREKPTAAEALTLTTNTINAGTYVLDPAIFKDYPSGDPLSFERRIFPDLLRQGRRLQAYLHTGYWRDLGTPASYYHGQLDILLSRMRDFPLEDVEERAPGVWVHKTAEIHPDVQLHAPCYIGAYTRLGSQAQVPAGTILGSYSWVNGSLQPGAYGPGLLVV; encoded by the coding sequence ATGCAGGCGGTGATTTTGGCAGGGGGGCAAGGAACTCGCTTACGGCCGCTGACCTTGTGGCAACCGAAGCCTCTGCTGCCGTTGCTAGAGGTGCCTTTTTTACACTGGCTGATCGGGCGCTGCCGCCGGGCCGGCCTGACGGACATTTTGCTCAGCGTGGGGTATCTGGGCAGACAGATCGAGGCGGCTCTGGGAGATGGCACTGCTTGGGGGGTAAAGCTCCGCTACGTCGTCGAGGAGACGCCGCTAGATACAGCGGGAGCTTTGGTGCTGGCCCAACCCTACTTCAGCGGGGATCCCTTAGTGGTCTTCAATGCCGATATCCTCACCGATCTGGATTTATTAGATTTGATACACTGCCACCTGCAGAGCGGGGCCGTCGCCACCCTCACCCTCGCCCAGGTGGAGGACGTCACCGCCTACGGCCTGGTGGAGGTAGGGGAAGGGGGCCGGATCCAATCCTTTCGGGAAAAGCCCACTGCTGCCGAAGCCCTCACCCTCACCACCAACACCATCAACGCTGGTACCTATGTCCTCGATCCGGCTATTTTCAAAGACTACCCCAGCGGGGATCCCCTCAGCTTCGAGCGGCGTATCTTCCCCGACTTGCTGCGGCAGGGGCGACGGCTGCAAGCCTACCTGCACACTGGCTACTGGCGGGATCTGGGCACGCCGGCCAGCTACTACCACGGCCAACTGGACATTCTCCTGAGCCGGATGAGGGATTTCCCTCTCGAGGATGTGGAAGAACGGGCGCCAGGGGTATGGGTTCACAAGACCGCCGAGATCCACCCTGACGTTCAATTGCACGCGCCCTGCTACATCGGCGCTTACACGCGCTTGGGCTCCCAAGCTCAAGTCCCCGCCGGCACCATCCTCGGCAGCTACAGTTGGGTCAATGGATCCCTGCAGCCGGGGGCCTATGGGCCGGGCCTCCTGGTAGTCTAG
- the zds gene encoding 9,9'-di-cis-zeta-carotene desaturase — protein sequence MRVAIIGAGLAGLVTGVDLVEAGHQVQIYEARPFVGGKVGSWQDAEGNHIEMGLHVFFCNYSNLFALMKKVGAYENLLPKQHTHTFVNRGGQVASLDFRFPLGAPFNGLKAFFATEQLSWADKLRNALALGTSPLIRGLLDYEGAMRQIRALDRMSFAEWFRRHGGSEASLKRMWNPIAYALGFIDTEQISARCMLTIFQMFASKTDASKLNLLKGSPDNYLTQPIVRYLQARGGQVYTRRGVSRIEVSDSPPYAVTGLVLANGERVEADVYVCATAVEGAKRLIPQVWRQWPQFDNLYKLESVPVATVQLRFDGWVTELKGRAKRAADHPQPVGIDNLLYTPDADFSCFADLALTSPADYYKPGQGSLLQCVLTPGDPFISMSNEAIAQHVLHQVHELFPSSRQLNLTWYSVVKLAHSLYREAPGMEPYRPQQKTPVPNFFLAGSYTAQDYIDSMEGATLSGQLAAQAILAAYRDPQTSPPA from the coding sequence ATGCGGGTAGCCATTATCGGGGCCGGGTTGGCCGGCTTGGTCACAGGGGTGGATTTGGTGGAAGCGGGGCACCAGGTGCAGATCTACGAGGCGCGGCCCTTTGTGGGCGGCAAGGTGGGCTCCTGGCAGGATGCCGAGGGCAACCACATCGAGATGGGGCTGCACGTTTTTTTCTGCAACTACAGCAACCTGTTTGCCCTGATGAAGAAGGTGGGGGCCTACGAGAACCTGCTGCCCAAGCAACACACCCACACCTTTGTCAACCGCGGGGGGCAGGTGGCCAGCCTCGATTTTCGCTTCCCGCTAGGGGCGCCCTTCAACGGCCTCAAGGCTTTTTTTGCCACCGAGCAGCTCTCTTGGGCCGATAAGCTGCGCAACGCCCTGGCGCTGGGCACCAGCCCTCTGATTCGCGGCCTGCTGGACTACGAGGGGGCGATGCGGCAGATTCGCGCTTTGGATCGGATGAGCTTTGCCGAGTGGTTCCGCCGCCACGGGGGATCCGAGGCCAGCCTGAAGCGGATGTGGAACCCGATTGCCTATGCCCTGGGCTTCATCGATACGGAGCAGATTTCCGCCCGCTGCATGCTGACCATTTTTCAGATGTTTGCCAGCAAAACCGATGCCTCCAAGCTCAACCTCCTCAAGGGATCCCCGGACAACTACCTCACCCAGCCCATCGTCCGCTACCTGCAAGCCCGCGGCGGCCAGGTTTACACCCGCAGAGGGGTCAGCCGCATTGAAGTCAGCGACTCTCCTCCCTACGCAGTAACCGGTCTGGTCTTGGCCAATGGCGAGCGGGTGGAAGCGGATGTGTACGTGTGTGCAACAGCCGTGGAAGGGGCGAAACGGCTGATCCCCCAGGTGTGGCGGCAGTGGCCCCAGTTCGACAACCTCTACAAGCTGGAATCCGTACCCGTGGCAACGGTGCAATTGCGCTTCGACGGCTGGGTGACGGAGCTGAAGGGCCGGGCCAAACGCGCCGCTGACCACCCGCAGCCAGTTGGCATCGACAACCTCCTCTACACCCCCGATGCCGATTTCTCCTGCTTTGCCGATCTGGCTCTCACCAGCCCCGCCGACTACTACAAACCCGGCCAGGGATCCCTGCTGCAGTGTGTGCTCACGCCGGGGGATCCCTTCATCTCCATGTCCAACGAGGCCATTGCCCAGCACGTGCTGCACCAAGTGCATGAGCTCTTTCCCTCCTCGCGGCAACTGAACCTGACCTGGTACAGCGTGGTCAAGCTGGCCCACTCTCTCTACCGCGAGGCGCCAGGCATGGAGCCCTATCGGCCGCAGCAGAAAACTCCCGTGCCCAACTTCTTCCTTGCCGGCAGCTACACCGCCCAAGACTATATCGACAGCATGGAAGGAGCCACCCTCTCTGGCCAGTTGGCTGCCCAGGCCATCCTGGCCGCCTACCGGGATCCCCAGACGTCGCCGCCAGCCTAG
- a CDS encoding M15 family metallopeptidase → MNDDIPVARRQPSGAEKAQGSSASWGLWLGVGLAIVGLLLWMAWWLERLAGSPADSPVLEKAGQPPLAQPTEQNERVLLLGHYAYSEAPADSLRVVGSYHGREVRLRQAAAESYLRMSEAAQADGIRLVPISGFRSIAEQEFLFFQLAQSRALRPEERAALSAPPGYSEHHTGYAIDIGDAQFPQWDTQEAFETTPAFRWLERNAARFGFELSFPRNNPQGVNYEPWHWRFVGDRHSLETFYKR, encoded by the coding sequence ATGAACGACGACATTCCGGTTGCGCGTCGCCAGCCATCTGGTGCGGAAAAAGCGCAAGGTTCCTCAGCTTCGTGGGGCCTGTGGCTGGGCGTAGGGCTGGCCATAGTTGGCTTGCTGCTCTGGATGGCGTGGTGGCTGGAGAGATTGGCGGGATCCCCAGCAGATTCCCCAGTCCTCGAAAAAGCCGGTCAGCCCCCTCTGGCGCAGCCAACTGAGCAGAATGAGCGGGTCTTGCTGCTGGGGCACTATGCCTATTCCGAGGCCCCCGCAGATAGCCTACGGGTGGTGGGCAGCTACCACGGTCGAGAGGTGCGCCTGCGCCAGGCGGCTGCCGAGAGCTACCTGCGCATGAGTGAAGCAGCCCAAGCCGACGGGATCCGCCTTGTCCCTATCTCTGGGTTTCGCTCGATAGCGGAGCAGGAGTTTTTGTTTTTTCAACTGGCCCAATCGCGAGCCTTGCGACCGGAAGAACGGGCTGCGCTCAGCGCTCCCCCCGGCTACAGCGAGCACCACACCGGCTACGCCATTGATATTGGCGATGCCCAGTTTCCTCAGTGGGACACTCAAGAAGCCTTTGAGACCACCCCTGCCTTCCGGTGGCTGGAGAGAAATGCCGCCCGTTTTGGCTTTGAGCTGTCTTTCCCCAGAAACAATCCGCAGGGGGTGAACTACGAACCTTGGCACTGGCGCTTTGTGGGCGACCGCCACAGCCTGGAGACCTTCTACAAGCGCTAA
- a CDS encoding peroxiredoxin: protein MVLAVGTVAPGFNTTDTHGNQVSLADFTGKTVVLYFYPKDDTPGCTKEACGFRDAYADYQSKNVVVLGVSMDDQASHQKFAEKYNLPFPLLVDTSGVIARAYDVDGGGYAKRVTYVIDAEGKIAKVYQNINTETHARDILADLGL from the coding sequence ATGGTTCTCGCTGTTGGCACCGTTGCTCCAGGGTTCAACACGACCGACACCCACGGCAACCAAGTTTCTCTGGCTGATTTTACCGGGAAAACCGTTGTCCTCTACTTTTACCCTAAAGACGACACCCCTGGCTGCACCAAAGAGGCCTGCGGCTTCCGCGACGCCTACGCTGATTATCAAAGCAAAAACGTGGTGGTGTTGGGGGTGAGCATGGACGACCAGGCCTCTCACCAAAAGTTTGCCGAGAAGTACAACTTGCCTTTCCCTCTGCTGGTGGATACCAGTGGGGTGATCGCCCGCGCCTACGATGTGGATGGAGGCGGCTACGCCAAGCGGGTGACCTACGTCATCGACGCCGAGGGCAAAATTGCCAAGGTCTATCAGAACATCAACACCGAAACCCACGCCCGCGATATTTTGGCCGACTTGGGTTTGTAA
- a CDS encoding HD domain-containing protein — translation MSTQLTPRFAEAMRYAYRWHAAQTRKGTRIPYLSHLLAVASIALEHGADEDEAIAALLHDSLEDGPRYSGEPRAQIERELREHFGERVLQIVLGCTDTDSDSSLGEPKEDWKERKVAYLKHLETADASVLLVAASDKLHNVRCILRDFRQLGDQLWERFSGGKEGSLWYYRSLAEILGRRLPSRLAVEFQELVVELQRAAGSGPATA, via the coding sequence ATGTCTACCCAGTTGACGCCGCGGTTTGCCGAGGCCATGCGCTACGCCTACCGCTGGCATGCCGCTCAAACCCGCAAGGGAACAAGGATCCCCTACCTCAGCCACCTGCTGGCGGTGGCGTCCATCGCCCTGGAGCATGGCGCCGACGAAGATGAGGCCATTGCTGCCCTCCTCCACGACAGCCTGGAGGATGGCCCCCGCTACAGCGGCGAGCCGCGGGCTCAGATTGAACGGGAGCTGCGGGAGCACTTCGGAGAACGGGTGCTGCAGATCGTCCTGGGATGCACGGACACCGACAGCGATAGCTCCCTGGGCGAGCCCAAAGAAGACTGGAAAGAGCGCAAAGTGGCCTATCTCAAGCACTTGGAAACCGCAGATGCCTCGGTTTTGCTGGTGGCCGCCTCCGACAAGCTGCACAACGTCCGCTGCATCCTACGCGACTTTCGCCAACTGGGGGATCAGCTCTGGGAGCGCTTCTCCGGCGGCAAAGAGGGATCCCTGTGGTACTACCGGTCGCTGGCGGAGATCCTGGGGCGACGGCTGCCTTCTAGGCTGGCAGTGGAGTTCCAAGAGCTGGTGGTCGAGTTGCAACGGGCAGCCGGGTCGGGGCCGGCAACAGCTTGA
- the mgtE gene encoding magnesium transporter: MQQNILRDLLSPASLEAAKRAANRAPIAELVQQLMEISPRQRVLAFRLLEKDKAMAVFEYLRPEEQADLIRSMENPEVIRLVEALPPDERVRLFEELPAKVTKRLIANLSPEAREAVNILLNYPERSAGRLMNLRYLAVRDTLTVGAALASVRDSQLGDDELDVIFVVDDQRFYKGLVRTVRLVKADPDLPIRELIEGSDIVARVTDRDLQAARLLKDSGLPAIPVVDSEGRLVGDITFEDVINLVEEEATDAALAQAGVGNLLSRDKVWSERLVKGSRWYAVRLRITFLIITLIGGMVVGGVIETFEEVLQSVTAAAIFIPLVMDMGGNVGTQSTTIFARGLAWGHINVRQFLPYLLREASIGGIIGVLLGATAGVIAYFWQGAPNGIPQLGLAVGLALAIVLTLGAILGAILPWVMLKLGFDHAPGADPFITTIKDFTGLWVYFTLVAWLVGVEVEF, translated from the coding sequence ATGCAGCAAAACATTCTTCGCGATCTTCTCTCTCCTGCCTCTTTGGAAGCCGCCAAGCGAGCGGCTAACCGCGCCCCTATTGCCGAGCTGGTGCAGCAGTTGATGGAGATTTCTCCGCGGCAGCGGGTACTGGCTTTTCGGTTGCTGGAAAAAGACAAGGCCATGGCGGTATTTGAGTATTTGCGGCCTGAAGAACAGGCCGATCTCATCCGCAGCATGGAAAACCCAGAGGTGATCCGGCTGGTGGAAGCATTACCCCCAGACGAGCGGGTGCGCCTGTTTGAGGAGCTGCCGGCCAAAGTTACCAAGCGGCTGATCGCCAACCTCAGCCCAGAAGCCCGCGAAGCCGTGAATATCCTGCTGAACTACCCGGAGCGCAGTGCCGGTCGGCTGATGAACCTGCGCTACTTGGCGGTGCGCGATACCCTCACCGTCGGGGCAGCTTTGGCCAGTGTGCGCGACTCCCAACTGGGGGATGACGAGCTGGATGTGATCTTTGTGGTCGATGACCAGCGGTTCTACAAAGGTCTGGTGCGCACCGTGCGGCTGGTGAAGGCGGATCCCGACCTGCCCATTCGGGAGCTGATCGAGGGATCGGATATTGTTGCTCGGGTTACCGACCGGGATTTGCAAGCAGCCCGTTTGCTCAAGGATTCCGGCTTGCCGGCCATTCCGGTGGTCGACAGTGAAGGACGCTTGGTGGGAGATATCACCTTTGAAGATGTCATCAACTTGGTGGAAGAAGAAGCCACCGACGCCGCTCTGGCCCAAGCAGGGGTGGGCAACTTGCTCAGCCGAGACAAGGTTTGGAGCGAGCGCCTGGTTAAAGGCTCCCGTTGGTATGCCGTCCGCCTGCGCATCACGTTTTTAATCATCACCTTGATTGGCGGCATGGTGGTGGGGGGAGTGATCGAAACCTTTGAGGAAGTGTTGCAATCAGTAACGGCAGCGGCTATTTTCATCCCCTTGGTCATGGATATGGGCGGTAATGTCGGCACCCAATCTACGACCATCTTTGCCCGTGGCTTGGCTTGGGGCCACATCAACGTGCGGCAGTTTCTCCCCTATTTGCTGCGGGAAGCCAGCATTGGTGGCATTATCGGTGTGCTCCTGGGGGCCACGGCTGGGGTGATTGCCTACTTCTGGCAGGGGGCACCGAATGGGATCCCACAATTGGGTCTAGCGGTGGGCTTGGCTCTGGCCATTGTCCTCACTTTGGGGGCTATCTTGGGCGCCATTTTGCCCTGGGTGATGTTAAAGCTGGGCTTTGACCACGCTCCCGGAGCAGACCCTTTCATCACTACCATCAAAGATTTCACCGGCCTCTGGGTGTATTTCACCTTGGTAGCTTGGCTGGTCGGCGTTGAAGTCGAGTTCTGA
- a CDS encoding DUF7219 family protein, with the protein MTLKAPSTTAQFRLLLQRYAHRVSITCALETGGKLAPEVAFAQLETLWQALEQEAKALGIPDVAG; encoded by the coding sequence ATGACTTTGAAAGCTCCTTCCACCACAGCTCAGTTCCGGTTGCTGCTGCAGCGCTACGCCCATCGAGTCAGCATAACCTGCGCTTTAGAAACGGGTGGTAAGCTGGCCCCAGAAGTGGCCTTTGCTCAACTGGAAACCCTCTGGCAGGCTCTGGAACAGGAGGCCAAAGCCCTGGGGATCCCAGATGTGGCCGGCTAG
- a CDS encoding MgtC/SapB family protein gives MTWIDFTFRLTVAFILGSLIGLERQWRQRMAGLRTNTLVATGAALFVMLSVLTPDESSPTRIAAQVVSGIGFLAGGVILKEGASVRGLNTAATIWCAAAVGAFAGSGYIPQATIGAGAVLIANILLRPLGYRINQQPLKGTELELVYECSFICKSHAEAHLRALLLQGIAPTHLKLRALYSEDLEDKPDLVKVEAELVTQTRDDQALELVVSRLSLEPGVITARWRIIEQEFG, from the coding sequence ATGACCTGGATTGACTTCACCTTCCGCCTAACGGTTGCCTTTATCTTGGGATCCCTTATCGGGCTGGAGCGCCAGTGGCGGCAGCGCATGGCCGGCCTGCGCACCAACACCTTGGTGGCCACTGGCGCAGCCTTGTTTGTCATGCTCTCAGTGCTCACCCCTGATGAAAGCAGTCCAACTCGCATTGCCGCCCAGGTGGTGTCGGGGATTGGCTTTTTGGCCGGGGGCGTGATCCTCAAAGAGGGGGCCAGCGTGCGCGGCTTGAACACCGCTGCCACCATCTGGTGTGCAGCAGCCGTAGGGGCTTTTGCCGGATCAGGGTACATTCCCCAAGCCACCATTGGGGCAGGAGCCGTGTTGATCGCCAACATTCTGCTGCGCCCCCTGGGCTACCGCATCAACCAACAGCCCCTCAAAGGCACGGAGCTGGAACTGGTCTATGAGTGTTCATTTATCTGCAAAAGCCATGCGGAAGCCCACCTGCGCGCCCTGCTGCTGCAGGGCATAGCGCCCACCCATCTCAAATTGCGAGCCCTCTACAGCGAAGACCTGGAGGACAAGCCCGATCTGGTCAAAGTCGAAGCAGAGCTAGTCACCCAAACCCGCGATGACCAGGCCCTGGAACTTGTCGTCAGCCGCCTCAGCCTGGAGCCAGGAGTGATTACTGCCAGATGGCGAATTATCGAACAGGAATTTGGATAA
- a CDS encoding TMEM165/GDT1 family protein gives MVTVAEFGDKTFFTPLILAMRHPRRWVFLGTWLALAAMTLLAVVAGKVLFELLPPLGVRVLSAGVFAAFGLRMLWQAYQMTPQQEKEEEEEALRLVEQAEAKGAGRGGAWAVVWEAFSLTALAEFGDKTQIATVSLAATHPGLSVWAGATLGHGLMVGLAVVGGRFLAAHISERAVHWVGGGLFLLFALVTSWELLG, from the coding sequence TTGGTTACGGTAGCTGAGTTTGGGGATAAGACCTTTTTTACCCCCCTGATTCTGGCTATGCGGCACCCACGCCGCTGGGTCTTCTTGGGAACGTGGCTGGCTTTGGCCGCGATGACCTTGCTGGCTGTGGTGGCCGGGAAAGTGCTTTTTGAGCTGCTGCCACCCCTGGGCGTGCGAGTGCTATCGGCTGGAGTTTTCGCGGCTTTTGGGCTAAGAATGCTCTGGCAAGCTTACCAAATGACTCCCCAGCAGGAGAAGGAAGAAGAGGAAGAAGCCCTCAGGCTGGTGGAGCAAGCCGAAGCAAAAGGCGCTGGCCGCGGCGGGGCTTGGGCTGTTGTGTGGGAGGCCTTTAGCCTGACCGCCTTGGCCGAGTTCGGGGACAAAACCCAGATTGCCACCGTTTCCTTGGCAGCCACCCACCCGGGATTGAGTGTCTGGGCAGGGGCCACCCTCGGCCATGGGCTGATGGTGGGGTTGGCGGTGGTGGGCGGTCGCTTCTTAGCAGCCCACATCTCTGAACGGGCCGTGCATTGGGTGGGGGGCGGCTTGTTTCTGCTGTTTGCGTTGGTAACCAGTTGGGAATTGTTAGGATAA
- a CDS encoding YraN family protein, whose protein sequence is MDPLPRRASLQNTGNVGEGWVRQYLCQQGWQILAQRWRCPWGELDLVAHKADVLIFVEVKTRSPGSWDRGGLLAVGIPKQRRLIRAAQAFLSQHPHLSELSCRFDVALIERRASGEGVSYALVDYLQAAFEIC, encoded by the coding sequence ATGGATCCCTTGCCCAGAAGGGCTTCCCTCCAGAATACAGGCAACGTCGGCGAGGGCTGGGTGCGGCAATATCTCTGTCAGCAGGGCTGGCAGATCCTGGCCCAGCGGTGGCGCTGCCCTTGGGGCGAGCTGGATCTGGTTGCCCACAAAGCTGATGTGCTGATTTTCGTAGAGGTGAAAACCCGTAGCCCCGGTAGCTGGGATCGAGGCGGGCTTTTGGCGGTTGGGATCCCCAAGCAGCGACGCTTGATCCGGGCTGCCCAGGCCTTCTTGAGCCAGCATCCCCACCTCTCCGAGTTGTCCTGCCGTTTTGATGTTGCGCTGATAGAACGTCGGGCCTCTGGGGAAGGGGTAAGCTATGCTTTGGTTGACTACCTGCAAGCGGCTTTTGAGATTTGTTGA
- a CDS encoding NYN domain-containing protein: protein MQASSPTFLLVDGYNIIGAWPTLSQLARRSLMELARLRLVESLANYVAFRGYQATVVYDAYAQPTPARQERSPSGIEILYTSYGETADSCIERLCAQLQRDGCRVRVATSDRVQQLVIGGYNAEWVSAEQLWDEVQQAQQQIRRVQPKRLSSKRGIDAYLDADTLSRLNRWRLSGQDPMR, encoded by the coding sequence ATGCAAGCCTCCTCTCCCACCTTCCTCTTGGTTGATGGCTACAACATCATCGGAGCTTGGCCCACCCTGAGCCAGTTGGCGCGTCGCTCCCTGATGGAATTGGCCCGTCTGCGCTTGGTGGAATCTTTGGCCAACTATGTGGCCTTCCGGGGCTACCAGGCGACCGTGGTGTACGATGCCTACGCCCAACCCACCCCAGCCCGGCAAGAGCGCTCCCCTTCGGGTATCGAGATCCTGTATACCTCTTATGGCGAGACCGCCGACAGTTGTATTGAACGGCTGTGTGCCCAGTTGCAGAGGGATGGGTGTCGGGTACGGGTGGCTACCTCCGATCGTGTCCAGCAGTTGGTGATTGGCGGCTACAACGCCGAATGGGTCTCGGCAGAACAACTGTGGGATGAAGTGCAGCAGGCCCAGCAGCAGATCCGGCGCGTCCAACCAAAACGGCTATCGAGCAAGCGGGGCATTGATGCCTACTTGGATGCAGATACCCTCTCGCGCCTAAACCGCTGGCGGCTGTCCGGCCAAGATCCCATGCGCTAA
- a CDS encoding class I SAM-dependent methyltransferase — translation MELPQTGERWDPYLAAVAARFNRELEIQLGRPGWQLPPDLEQLPFWQAQQRDHLQERLGIPFWQLRAPKKREACLDLGCGVSFLTYPWNDWQAYFYGHELSGEIVRFIRSRAPQLNSKLFKSMQQGSAHHLENYESEQFDLAIATGFLYYYPIEYFDAVWAELMRVLRPAAPVIIEVVNPDSVWAEQWGLIELFKGTEPIFTPLTEWERRIAALGGKIQKQASGELFTTYWIQRRP, via the coding sequence ATGGAGTTACCACAAACTGGGGAACGCTGGGATCCCTACCTTGCTGCCGTAGCTGCTCGCTTCAATCGGGAGCTGGAAATTCAACTGGGTCGGCCAGGTTGGCAACTTCCCCCAGACCTGGAGCAACTGCCTTTTTGGCAAGCCCAGCAGCGGGATCACCTGCAAGAGCGCCTCGGGATCCCCTTTTGGCAACTGCGTGCCCCCAAAAAACGGGAAGCCTGTTTGGATTTGGGCTGTGGGGTAAGCTTCCTGACCTATCCCTGGAACGATTGGCAAGCCTACTTTTACGGCCATGAGCTGAGCGGTGAGATTGTGCGCTTTATTCGCTCGCGGGCACCCCAGCTTAACTCCAAGCTGTTCAAGTCAATGCAACAGGGATCCGCCCACCATTTGGAAAACTACGAGTCGGAGCAATTTGATCTGGCCATTGCCACCGGATTTTTGTACTACTACCCGATTGAGTACTTCGACGCGGTTTGGGCAGAGTTGATGCGAGTGTTGCGACCGGCTGCACCTGTGATTATTGAAGTGGTCAATCCCGACTCGGTGTGGGCGGAACAATGGGGCCTCATCGAGCTATTCAAAGGCACCGAACCGATTTTCACCCCCCTAACGGAGTGGGAGCGGCGCATCGCAGCCTTGGGGGGCAAAATTCAGAAACAGGCCAGTGGCGAACTGTTCACCACCTATTGGATTCAGCGCAGACCGTGA